TTGCTACCGCAGCACTTACTGCTGAACTTGCAGCAATGGCCTTAAGTGCGGTAATCGCTAACGTCACCCAAATATATCCACTTGGATCGGTTTTATTCAGCGGATTATTAACAACATAAGAGTAGCGGTTTAAGCTTTGAATATTTTCAGGTGCCTGCACCATAGGATCGGCTTGCAAGAATCGGCCGAGGATGGGATCGTATATCCTGCCCCCCATATGAACCAAGCCAACTTCATCCAATTGCTCATGGCCTGTATATCCGCGCAGCGTAATAAAACTGGTAAATTTGTTAGTATCGCTAAAATCACGCGCCCATGTTTTGGCATCACGACGCGCACCAAATACGTCGAAGCTCATTATCTGCACAGACCGGCCATTACTATCAGCAATGACATGAGTCGATCCTAAGTGATCATCCAAGATATATCGTGTAGTCGCCTGATTATTGACGGTCGTAACTAATACCTTTCCAGCAATATAGCGTTTGCTTACCCAAGTGCTTTGACCGCCATATCTAATAAACTCAACTTTACCAACATATCGAGTCTCCTGAGCAATAGGGATAAATGTGGTCAAATCACCATTCAAGATAGGGATTAATGCGCCTTTCTCACCACCGTACTCAAGGCGTTTATAGCGTTTTCCATTGCCTGAATACTTAAACTCAACCCAGTAATCACCTTTACTAATGTAGGTTGGCTTATGGAAAGTGTTATAGCTTAAAGTCCTATCATTGTCTTTAACCATGTTGCCCGACGCATCGTACTGGTATTTATTCGCACGGGCACCAGTGACCTCAGTGACAGCATGTGGCCTACTTGATTGGTAATGGTAGTTACCCACACCAGTCTTATACGTAATATTACCTAACTCGTTGTATCGAATATCAGTGGTTGCAGCACCCGTAATGGTGCTACGAGTTACTCGGTTGAGTGCGTCATAGGAAAAAGTTTCTTTTTTACCAGCTACTAAATCTTGTCGATAGTTCAGATTACCTAGGTTATCCCAGTCATATCGCAAGTTTTGTAACGTGCCGCTACCCGTTGTTGTCATACTGGTTAATAAGCCTGTCTCTGCGTCAAAGCCTTTATTGCGAACAATTCGGCTACCCAAACGTTCTTTGGTTAAGTTGCCAAACGCATCCACCGTTTCAGCTTTCCAGACCACCGAGTTAGTTTGACTATCTTTGAGCGATGCGAGGTGCTGGTGGGCATTGTAGGTATAAACAACACTCTTACCAGACGCATCAATTTCTTTTGTCAGCTGTCCGGCACTATTGTATTCCCATTTTTCTTTATAGGTATCACCATCAATCACAGTTTGCTTTTCACGACTACGACTAAATGCGTCGTAATAATAACGCTCTATAAAGCCAGATACTTTGTCATGAACAGTATAAACTTGCCCTTTGGCATAACTGCCACTGTCGTAGCTGGTCACAGTTTGATGCTCAAGTACCGAGCCTTTTTTACGAACAGATTCAATGATACGACCCAGTGCATCATATTTATAGGTCATAACATTACCATTGCTATCCGTCTCTTTAACCAGCTCATGGTATTTGTTATAGGTGTAGTTAATGGTGCCTTTATCAGGATCTACAACACGTACTTTGTTACCGTATTTATCGTACGTTACCTGAATTTGGTTGCCTTTTGGTCCCTTAATGTTTCGCGATTTACCGTTTTCGTCATACTGATAATCCGCTGACTTGTTGTTCGCATCGGTAACCTTAACCAATAGGCCCATGACATTTTTAACTTGTGTATTGCGACGACCAGCAGGGTTAATATTCGTTACAGATTCACCGTTATACTCAGTTTTCCAGATAGAGCCATCTGCTTTAGTAATTTTAATTACTCGATTTTGCTTATCGTATTGATAAACAGTCCAGCGGATGGTATCACCAGAAAAATAAGGAAGGGACTCTCTGTACTTACGACCTTTAGTATCATAGCTATAGTCGGTATATACATATGTACCGCTTAGAGATACACTGCCTTTTCGTATTTCTCGGCCATACTTATCAAAATAAACCCTAGAATCAGGCGTACCCTCAACCGTAGTTTCTTCAAAGTAAGTTGCATTTGATGGGCAGTGGTTTACCGATTTACACCAATACTGCACCTTGCTCGTACTCAATGCTTGGCTACCTGAAATACTGGCATTGTTGGCTGGTGTTGACACTTCTCCCGTCACACGTCCAAGTTGATTATAGGTACTGTATGTACGTTGACCATTCGCTGTTTGCACGTAATGCTTACGACCAAGATTATCGTAACCGATGCTGCTTCTATGACCCAGACTATTCGACTCTCCCGTCAAGTGACGGTGCGTACTGTCATAATATTTCGTCAGAGTCTTATTTGCTAAACTAGGCGATGACACCGTTTCTTTAGTTACCAAACCATAACTATTAATTGTGTAACTCGTCACCACACCATTATCAGCCGTTGTTTTAATCACCCTCCCCTTACTATCATAGGCGTAGTTTACCGTTTGCGTATTTTGGTAATTACCACGATTACTGCCATTGAGGCGGTTTAAATAGCGCTTTGTAGTTTGCTTCTTAGTTAATCTTCCACCGTATTTACTGTACGAGTAGGTATGTGACTCAGCCGTATGTGCATAGCCATTTTTACTATCAATAGTGCTTTTTTTCGATACAGGATTACCGAAGCTATCTATGGTTAATTGCTCTGTTTTGGTAGAGATTAGCGTTTGGCTGCTGGTATCCGTATTGTAAGTTTTCGTCACCGACCGGCTAGGGTAAACCATGTATGGATAAGTATTGTTGCCCGTTTTAAAGCCAGTGTCTCTCTTATTGCTTTGAGTATTTGTAACTTCAGACTTAAGTCTCCAAATACTGCTCGTTGATGCCCTTTGTGTATTCAGTTCAGAGCTGCTCATCGCAATCAGTGGGGATGCGATAAGTTCATCTACCGGGATACTTCTTGGTAGCTCACAACGCTGGCCAGGTTCCCAATTACAGTTACACATTTCAGGCATTTCATCGCACGGATCAATAGGGGGAGGAGGAGGGTTTCCGCCTCCACCTGAGCTTGAATCACTGCCAAACTTAACGTATGTCTGTACTTTCGACACAGAGCCACGATAATCGCCATCTTGACGATACGTGCTAACAACTTTAGTACCTGCATTTCGACTCTCTATTACAACCTGCCTAAAGCCGAGCATGCCTCGTCCTACTTGTGCCTTAGCGCCATAATATTTATAAGTAAAGAGATCCTCTCCTTTACGCAATAGACTGACAACACGCGCTCCTTTGTTAATGTCTGTGACCCTGCCATTCCCCCAGTTCTTATGTCTAGCATCATAATCAGGTACATATACACTGCGGTTGTTGAGCGTTGAATATGACACTGACGTGCTCACACCAAAGCCATCAGTAACTGAAGAAAGAAGCGTCGCAGGGCTATCACTATTTTGATACAACCCCATTCGCCCAGAGAAAACTAATTTATCAGGTGTGCCGTCACCGGTTACATCCATAAAGGTTGTAAAATCGAAATTAGACCCTTGTGAAGTCAACTTTCTCGCCGTAAAACCGCTGCCATTGAAAAAATAAAAGTGATCGCCGTGATCTTCTCGATAGACTTCAGCGGTACCATCACCATTAATATCAAACGTTTTTAAAGCGGCCTTATTATATTTAAATAGATGAATAGCACTGTTGAACCCATGCCCGTTATTAATTCTCGCATACCAGTTGTCACTGTTATTTCTATACAAAATATCAGCGAGACCATCACCATTTAATTCAACAGCTTGTATGTCCTTAATATTATAAGTTGAAGCAACCGTGACAAATTCAGCAAATGTATCACTTCCCTGAGAAACAAGAATTTTCCAACTATAACTATGGCTATATCCTTGTGTTGTAATCGGTGAGCTTTGCTGTGCCATAGACTGCTGTACTTCAACAACTGGGGCACTTGTTACGTTCACAGGATTTAATTGTTTAGGCGAAACAGGTACTAGTGCCTGATTCTCATTCGAATAACTCATTGTCATCACAGCTTGTGATCTTGGTTCAATAACCCTTGGATCTTCGCACTGCCATGGGTTATCGCACGGTGGAAATGGGTCATCATTGTAAGTCGAGACTCTTACTTTCGCTAAAAAGTCCGCTCTACCGTCTCCGTTAAAATCCATCGCAGGAAAAGTATTATCATCCTTATCGTAGGACATCATTGATGCAGTCGACCCGCTCGGCGCATTTAGATTAAACTTGATAGGTTTTGCGGCCCCACTCGCTAATCCCGTTTTCGTACCTTTTTGATACGATAGCTTATTACCAACAAAATGTAGTAGTTCCGGATAACCATCGGCATCAATGTCTAAAAAGCGCGTATTTTGATCATTGTTGGGTTTACTAATTGACGTCAACGATGTAAATGAGAAGTTCATACCAGACGTATGGCGCATCAGTTTCCAATGCTGATTACTGCCAGAAAGAAAGAGAATGTCATCTTTGCCGTCTTTATCATAATCCACTATTTTCCATGTTCTACGAAAAGTCTTATTCGCCAAATCATTGTAGCGACGCTCATCTCCAAACCCGCGGCCTGTATTAGGGATCATGTAAAGGTGATCTGATGAACTACCACGATCATTTCTGACATAAGCGATATCGGTTAAACCATCGCCATTAAAGTCCATAAACTGGTGTGCTTTATATCGACTATTTCTTGAATAATCACGGCCAATGTCACGACCAAGTCTTACTGTTCCGCGTGTCTTCCAGTTAAACACGGTGGGTGACAAGCACTTATTGCTGCTTGAACATGCCTGCACTTTTTTCAGTACACTCTCTGTTACACCCGTTCCTACATAACCGTAAGTTAAATTATAACGACGTAATAGACGACCCGAATAATAAGACTCAATATTCTTAAGGCGTTTAGTAAGCGTTATTTTATTTTTTTTCAAGTAAGCTAGGCGGCGTTTATCAAGGCGATCTTCCCAGTTAAAACGCACTTCATTTCGAGTCGCACCACTCCCATGACCTGAGTACTTGATAGATGTAGGATAAAACTCAAGACTGCCGTTCACCTTGGTGTAATTATAAACATAGTAATTACCCGACGCATCTTCGACACGCTTTAACGCCCAAGTATAACCTCGGCCATTGCTGGCCTTAACTAGCGCATCCTGTGCAGAGCCGTGTTTACCATAAGTCAGTTTATTTCCCTGTGTATCATACACAGTAAACGCATATGGACCCGTAGCCGTGCTAGATGTATGAGCAATGATCTTTTGCCCAGTATTCTGCCTAGTTCGGTATTCTGAGTTGTTGCTGCCATAGGTGCGGCCTGATTTTACAATCAGACGTTGCCCATCTAGACAAAAGCGATCATTCTGATCTAGATTTACTGATCCAGCAACGCCATCGGTCTCCATATTTTTTTCACATCGAGTGATGGCACTGAGCCCATCGATGTTAAAACCGACCCCAACGTGGCCATTGCGCGGGTTAGATGCATAGCTCAGTGATACATTTGGTTTCAGTCCACCAGTCGCTTCGCCTAAGGTGATCGGAATATTGTAGGTAAATTCACCGCCTGGCGAAACATTACTTTGGGCAGGTAAAGAGCCAACATAATCATTGGTATTAATGGCATGACTCAGCCCTGTGGACTGCGCATAGTGCACTTTACTTTTTTTCGTGTCGACAATATCAGCACGAAAATCATAGTTCAGATCCCGTACTTCCATTTGCTGACCAAAGTCTCGGATATTAATCCCGATTTTATAAGGTTTAACACGATTACGTGAAATCAATAGCTCATGACCCAAATCAGTTTGGATCAACGCATCCGGACGTCCATCACCATCAAAATCACTGCGTAACCGTTTACCTACAACATCCATTTCGCTGCGTAGTGCCGAAAACTCACTTTGAGAAAGGCCTTCTAATTCAAAACCGTTCGCCGTTTGGATTATTTGTACATAAGGGTGTGATTCAAATACACGAATACTAACCGGTGCTTCATCTGCAGTCGTTACTTGTTTTACAGGTTGTTGATAATAAAGATTACCACTGTTGTCTTGCCATACATTATTTGTCGGTGTGACGGGGCTGGCATGACCCCACCAACTGAATAGCCCAAAAGATAGGGCCATTAACCCTTTTTTCTTTAACATATAGAATTCACTTTTCTTGTTGTATATCTAAGCCGCAAATTGGCATTGATCACAAAGCAATAAAGTACTTCGTAACGTAAAGACGTAACTACTCACCTTGACTATTTAGCCAAAAGTTATACTCTTATGATTACACTTAGTTGCTCGATATCAGAAGTGCGTTAGGAAAAGTTATTCAACAACTTTGACTTCAACAGATTGCACTGAACAGCTTGGAGAAGCGCTATTAAATGAAAGACCAATAGGTAAGTTCGCTGCGATTGCCGTTAGCAGCATAGATTGCATATTGCGGAAATTAGGGCTTTTTTTATCTAAAACTGCAGCATTATCTGCATCGAGGTTGCAACTTAATGTCGCGTTAGTGCCTTCATGGAATTTAATTTTTACAGCATCGCTATCAGCGATAACAGAAGAAAATACAACGTTTGATACGCCTTCGCAGCTATATTTATTACAGCTAGCCTGTGCAGAAGAAGCGCCAAGTAGAAGGGCAAAAGTAAAAAGTGTACAAGCAGTTTTCATAATTTTATCCTTTATTATGTTTTTATATTGTTTAATTTTCAGCCAAACCCTATCATAAAGACGTAACAATTAGTATAAAAAACACAAAAAACGTAAAAATTGTTAATGCATATTGATCAAAAGTTCAATTAACAACATCAGTCCGATAAGAAAATACACCGCTCACCTGTAACAGCCACAATAGAGCACCTCATGCTTTACACTCAATACACTATCTTCAGTTTTCACAGTTTCACCCAACATCTATTCAAAACATATGAAAAATCAGTAAGTAGACATAGTGAAAAAGATTGAAAACAACCGTGCTTAGGTTATATGTGATGGTTAGGTTGTGTTAAGAAAAATATCAAGAAGTTCGCATGTGAATCGACTTGCGCCTATCATAATTCCGTATATTTATGTTTCGATCAGTCCTATGGGCATATGCTTATCTACATAAGTCCGACAAAATAACCCGCACGCAGTTATAAAAAACATCATAAAATCACCAAACTGATTAGTTTACTTTAATGTCAATGCGCGCTGTAAATCTATAAGACAAAGGTTTCTGCATTTCCACCTTAAAACTATGTATTCAAGCTATATATACAAGTGGCTATATTTATATATCGATTAATATTCAAACACATCTCCTACCACTATTAAAATCCGAAAAAATCAAGCCATCGATGATTCTAACGTAACAATAAAAATGAAATGTATATAATTCAGTCAAAAAAACTGATTTAAAAATCATATAAATCAGCTTAATCACAACATTGCTATGGCAAAAAAATGACATTCATTGGACAGTAATGGCCTTTTAAACAGGACCCAAAAAAGAAACATTTAAAACCAATAAATTACAAAGGCAAAAAAAACAAAAACCCATAGAGAACAAAAAAAACCAACAAAAATAACAAAACACCATGACAAAATAAAAAACACCGATTTATTTAACAAAACTTATTAATTAAAAAATAACAACAAAGGATATAATTAAAACCCCAAAAAAACATAAAATGGTGAAAAAATGCGAGAAATAATAGTGAGAATATCAAAAATTCTCACATTAATTATGATTTCAATCCCTATATATTCCTACGCATTGGATATGGGAAAATTTGATTCCAGTAACATTAAACTACTTCGAGGTTCTGGTACCTCTTCAGACATATTGACTCTAACAAAGCCCAACTCTCATGGTATATCTTTCAATAGTCTTGATAAGTTTGTATTAAACGGCCGTTCTTTAAAAATCATAAATACCGGAAATTTTTATGGAGAAAGTAATAAAGCAGCACAAACAATCGTAATTAAATCTAGCAACATTCAACTTAACGCTGAAATAGAGCTGATAGGTGAACCTGCCGATATTATATTTTTATCTCCACAGTCAGTTAGCTGTGACGGTTGTGTACTTAAAGAGTTTTCTCGCATAACATTTGCCACAGCGAACTCAACAGTTAATGCTACCAGCAACAAAATAGGTAATTTAACACCAGTAATAGATAAAAGTGTTGTCGTAAAAAACCTACATGCTCCGGGCGCGCTTTCTGTTGATATCTTGTCAGACTCTTTAACTCTTGGCGACATTAATACCAACTTGCGAGCAAATAGATTACCTCAAGGTGGATATGAAATGAGTGATTCCGGCACTCACACCATCGGATCAGGTAGTATCAACATATTCCATGGTGAGCTAACCATTGATTATGAAAACCAAAAAATTATCAAGGTTCTTTATGAGGATAAATGGCTTGATTTAACAATAAATGACGTAAATTTAACCGCCTCAACCATTAAAGTTGCTAGTAGCGGCTCCATTAAATTTGCTAGAAATAGCTCTAGCGACCCAATAACAGTACTTGATACTAGTGCAAATGCACTCAGTTCAGGTACCTATCGAGGTCATTTCCAACCTGTTCAAGAAGGAATCACCCTCACTGCATTTAATGGCGTGATCAGTAATTACGGTAAAATAAAAACCGAAGGCAAGTTAAACCTTATTTCCGGAAAAATGCTTTTCAATGCTGGTGAATTAGAAGCAACTGATATAAAAATTGTAACGGGAACAAGCATATATAACACTTACTCATCGACATCTAATACTACTGGTAGTATTAAAGCACATCGTGATTTAAATGTTTCATCTGGTAAAATTTATAATCAAAATAATGGGCAGATTCGCGGTCACTCAATTATTTTAGCTACTGAGCAAGAAATCATAAACCAAAACAGTGCATCCATTGTTGGTAGCGACGTAGAGCTCTACTCGAAAAACAGTATTGTAAGGAATGGCAGCGCTTATAGCTACGAACCTGACGATGATGAAAGTCTAGATAAAAATATTAACTGGTTGCAAGAAGAGGATGATCTTGATATTGGCCTTTTAGGTTTTACTGGTTTATACGAAGGTCATAAACTCAATTTTTCACCTGCAGCATTGATATTTGGCCATAATGTCAAAATAATTGCTAATCGCTTCGAAAATATAAACCCATATTTTGTTTGGAAAAAAAATGCAAATGCATGGGACAATGGTATTCCTCTCAACTCATTTAAATCAAAACAAGTAGCCGTTTATGGTGAAAACAGCTTATTAATTGATGCGCCTAAATACGTACTAAATGTTTCAGCTGTGATGGGCGTAAACTCTGAATCTGGATTATTGAGAATAAACTCAAACTTTGTTGATAACGAGCGATATCGAGTCTACGCATTTGCTGACTATATCCAAACAGATACAGAGAAAAAGCTTGTAGCAGATCTACATTTTTATTCGCCCCCTGGGTTTATCTACTCGTTTGGTAACTTCCATGCAAAAGGAAATACCGGCTTTACAAACAACACAGGATTTTTTCAAGTCTTTGGTGATGCAACTTTTGATTACCCTGCTGCTAAAGTTAAAAGCATTGGTATCAATATGGGTGATGAACTAAGAGAAAAAATCACGACACAATATTTCGACAACAGCGGATATTGTCATTACCTACAATTATGGAGTACATCATCCACGCCTGTAGATTGCCCGACCACGGCAAGTACTACAACAATCAATAACAGTATTGTTTCTGTCGACCCTAAGCAGCAGGAAACTCTCTTCCATGTTGCAGGCAATGTCGCAGCAAACCAAGCTGAGCTTGTTTTGGGTAACCATGACCCACTATATCGAGTTAAAGAGCTAGCCTTAATTGACTTTGCTCGACGCGACGCAAAAACGTATGACGAAGGCAGGTTCGTTTCCTTTGATGGCTTTACCGAAAACCCAGAAAATGGCGATGTATCAATCAATTATACCGTCAATAGAAAACACTGTTGGTACGAAAAATCAGACTACTTTTGCACCAATAGCAATCTTCCTGTGAAAGACGTCGTATGGGACGCAGACAAGTTTTGGGCAGAGGTAAAAAGCTATATTGATAAATTTAACGTCACTATCCAACGTTGGATTGACTCTGTAATCGCATTCTTCAGCTAGTAAGGAACATGAATGTCAATTAATCATTTATATCCAGAAGAAAAGTATTATCAGAAGTGGCATAAACTCACTTCTGCATTTTTAGTTTTCCTTTTTATATTTCAAGCTACTTTTCCATCCGTCGCTATGGCGGCACAACTCATCTCTAATAATCAAATAAAAACAGATTTAGAGAGCACTTTACAGTTTGAACGTGTCAATGACAGAAAATATCAATACAAGAAAATAGAGTATGTCGAAGAAAATTTAAATAACTTTGCAACAATTGAGACTTTTTATAATCGTCTAAATAATGGTTATCGACGTTATTTACCTTCTCCTATTTATCTGCCGATCATGACCGGCGGCGTAGCCGCTATCATTCCTCTCTATCAAGTTGATAAACAAGTTGGCGACGCATATGTACAATCTCGTTATATACGCTCGCAGATATTTAGCCAATTAGGGCAACAAATGATCGACTTCACTGGAGGCGATGGATCATCGAGTGCCCAATTACAAAACGAACGAGCGCAAGTGCAAAAGCTTTATGACAATGCTCTGGACTTTGCCATTAATAATGAAAAAGTATTCGGTGAACCGTTAAATGGAACAACTCAGTCCTTTGATATGATCTGGCCTGAGTATCGAGAGATCAATGGTGAAAGAGTACTCGTACCGATTGTATATCTTACTCAGGACACCATTAAAAATAATAAGATTGATAGTCATGTTGTTAAGTTCGAAGGACGTAAGGTCACTTGGGGCAGTATTACTTCAAATGGTCAAGACCTATTGACTGGCAGAGACACCATTTTACGAACTTTGAATGACTTAACCAACAACGGTGGTCACATCTCTTCTAGTGGAGATTTGAACTTGCACGTTGGAGGTACTCTTAAAAATATTTCAGGTCAACTGAGCGCAAGCGAAAACGTCAATATTCTTGCAACAAACCTTGAGCATAAAACACTTGTTCATAGATTTCACCATCAGTATGGCAATGGTGCATACCTCACAGAGTACTTAGATACTCCGGCGACAATAAAAGCTCATAACGGCAATATACGGATCCGCACCTATGGTGATATTGAGGTGCAAGGCGCACAAATTGTCGCACCTTCTGGTTTCATTGAGATGAATGCGACTGGCGACATCTCTATTGAATCAATCGCTCTGAACTCTAGTTCTAACTCTTCTGGGCAAGGGTATAAGTATCAACAATCAGATATTGAAGTTGTTCAAAGTAAATTATCAGCCAAAGAAACCATTAGTTTAATGGCATCTGGCGCCATTTTACTTGATGCTGCAATCATTGGCTCAGACCAAGGTGCCATCGAATTGGTTGCAAACAATGGTATTCAGATCCTAGATGCCAAAGGTCAACACCAAAGTACGAAGCACCAGAAGTTTAGAAAAACCACCGTTGATGAGCAAATATTCGAGTCTTTTGTTATTCGCTCAGCTTTAGAGGCAGGTAAAGGAGTCAAAATTACTTCTAACTTTGGCGATATTACGCTAAGAGCAGCAAAACTAACATCTACAGATGGCACTCAAATTAGTGCACACAATGGCCGGGTCAACTTATTACTTGCTACAGAGCAAAATAACTACTTTTACAACAAAGTTAAGAAAGGTACTTGGAAGATAAAAACAAGAACCATTCAAAATCAGGA
This genomic window from Pseudoalteromonas luteoviolacea contains:
- a CDS encoding FG-GAP-like repeat-containing protein encodes the protein MLKKKGLMALSFGLFSWWGHASPVTPTNNVWQDNSGNLYYQQPVKQVTTADEAPVSIRVFESHPYVQIIQTANGFELEGLSQSEFSALRSEMDVVGKRLRSDFDGDGRPDALIQTDLGHELLISRNRVKPYKIGINIRDFGQQMEVRDLNYDFRADIVDTKKSKVHYAQSTGLSHAINTNDYVGSLPAQSNVSPGGEFTYNIPITLGEATGGLKPNVSLSYASNPRNGHVGVGFNIDGLSAITRCEKNMETDGVAGSVNLDQNDRFCLDGQRLIVKSGRTYGSNNSEYRTRQNTGQKIIAHTSSTATGPYAFTVYDTQGNKLTYGKHGSAQDALVKASNGRGYTWALKRVEDASGNYYVYNYTKVNGSLEFYPTSIKYSGHGSGATRNEVRFNWEDRLDKRRLAYLKKNKITLTKRLKNIESYYSGRLLRRYNLTYGYVGTGVTESVLKKVQACSSSNKCLSPTVFNWKTRGTVRLGRDIGRDYSRNSRYKAHQFMDFNGDGLTDIAYVRNDRGSSSDHLYMIPNTGRGFGDERRYNDLANKTFRRTWKIVDYDKDGKDDILFLSGSNQHWKLMRHTSGMNFSFTSLTSISKPNNDQNTRFLDIDADGYPELLHFVGNKLSYQKGTKTGLASGAAKPIKFNLNAPSGSTASMMSYDKDDNTFPAMDFNGDGRADFLAKVRVSTYNDDPFPPCDNPWQCEDPRVIEPRSQAVMTMSYSNENQALVPVSPKQLNPVNVTSAPVVEVQQSMAQQSSPITTQGYSHSYSWKILVSQGSDTFAEFVTVASTYNIKDIQAVELNGDGLADILYRNNSDNWYARINNGHGFNSAIHLFKYNKAALKTFDINGDGTAEVYREDHGDHFYFFNGSGFTARKLTSQGSNFDFTTFMDVTGDGTPDKLVFSGRMGLYQNSDSPATLLSSVTDGFGVSTSVSYSTLNNRSVYVPDYDARHKNWGNGRVTDINKGARVVSLLRKGEDLFTYKYYGAKAQVGRGMLGFRQVVIESRNAGTKVVSTYRQDGDYRGSVSKVQTYVKFGSDSSSGGGGNPPPPPIDPCDEMPEMCNCNWEPGQRCELPRSIPVDELIASPLIAMSSSELNTQRASTSSIWRLKSEVTNTQSNKRDTGFKTGNNTYPYMVYPSRSVTKTYNTDTSSQTLISTKTEQLTIDSFGNPVSKKSTIDSKNGYAHTAESHTYSYSKYGGRLTKKQTTKRYLNRLNGSNRGNYQNTQTVNYAYDSKGRVIKTTADNGVVTSYTINSYGLVTKETVSSPSLANKTLTKYYDSTHRHLTGESNSLGHRSSIGYDNLGRKHYVQTANGQRTYSTYNQLGRVTGEVSTPANNASISGSQALSTSKVQYWCKSVNHCPSNATYFEETTVEGTPDSRVYFDKYGREIRKGSVSLSGTYVYTDYSYDTKGRKYRESLPYFSGDTIRWTVYQYDKQNRVIKITKADGSIWKTEYNGESVTNINPAGRRNTQVKNVMGLLVKVTDANNKSADYQYDENGKSRNIKGPKGNQIQVTYDKYGNKVRVVDPDKGTINYTYNKYHELVKETDSNGNVMTYKYDALGRIIESVRKKGSVLEHQTVTSYDSGSYAKGQVYTVHDKVSGFIERYYYDAFSRSREKQTVIDGDTYKEKWEYNSAGQLTKEIDASGKSVVYTYNAHQHLASLKDSQTNSVVWKAETVDAFGNLTKERLGSRIVRNKGFDAETGLLTSMTTTGSGTLQNLRYDWDNLGNLNYRQDLVAGKKETFSYDALNRVTRSTITGAATTDIRYNELGNITYKTGVGNYHYQSSRPHAVTEVTGARANKYQYDASGNMVKDNDRTLSYNTFHKPTYISKGDYWVEFKYSGNGKRYKRLEYGGEKGALIPILNGDLTTFIPIAQETRYVGKVEFIRYGGQSTWVSKRYIAGKVLVTTVNNQATTRYILDDHLGSTHVIADSNGRSVQIMSFDVFGARRDAKTWARDFSDTNKFTSFITLRGYTGHEQLDEVGLVHMGGRIYDPILGRFLQADPMVQAPENIQSLNRYSYVVNNPLNKTDPSGYIWVTLAITALKAIAASSAVSAAVATAISYALTAYTYYGYAQFAISVNNAIKGGGTAMANFLGGLSKSLAKQWLQGKVMDATGMTQAVEEIDKKFSLKVTPSAIADLPKIEAASCVYEDFAQCQGTDSYKRLSDQELEAMSLDPKAFNTESSMNAALFKDDQGKYLLVYRGTAELLPDVGADITQAFGIETTQYNEAMDLAQVVVDKLGDNVEFAGHSLGGGLAAAASMFTGNPATTINAAGVHDRTMTRKGVNMSTVDPSKIKAYYNTTDLLHIGQLLPFLPSANGQQIALTPLSSHGVVGACSSMGGKPCDYSD